TACGGTTCTATACAGTAAATATCCTCATTTTCAGACCCGAACTAAGAACACTACAGGTATGAATAATCAAGGCCTTATCACTGAATCTCTACTATTTCACGCGATTATACATAAGAATTAATATTAGTATTTTTACCTATTTAATAAATAATACTATAGATAACAGAGCTGCACCTCGATATGCTATTTCTTATCAGCTACTTTATGTCCCTTCTCCAAAAAGTATCTGATTCTCAGGCCATTTAGGCTTATTGTTTCAAAATGCGAGTTCTCGTTAGCAAATCCTGCCAAGTCTGGCATTCGGTTTGCGATACATTTAGATACATAGGAAAACTGTGTGGAGAAAGTCTTCGTACACCAACTTTCCCCTTTCTCAATGATCTCATTTCAATCTGTTAAAGGATAGAGAAGATGCAAAGGCACTCACGATTGAAAAAAGGCTTCACTCTGATTGAACTACTTGTTGTCATCGCAATTATCGCTATTTTAATTGCCCTTTTGTTACCGGCAGTCCAACAGGCCAGAGAAGCAGCCAGAAGGTCTACCTGTAAAAACAATTTGAAACAGCTTGGTCTGGCGTTTCATAATTACCATGACACTCACCGCTGCTTCCCTTTCGCCTGGTTTTTAGACCCTACGAACCCGGCTAATATTAAGGCAGGTGGTTACGGTGTCATGCTACTTCCGCTTATAGATCAGGCCCCCCTCTACAATCAGTGGAACTCCTCGTACCCTGCAATTAACGAATTCGCAGCCATTCCAGAAGTCCAACAAAATTTATCAGTAATTGCTACACCACTCCCCGTATTTATGTGTCCGTCCACACCAGAAGCGTCAGTGCATGACTACACCCTGGCCCCAGCTTTTCCTTTCAGCTGGACTGCCGCTCGTTCTGACTATTGCCCTGCATCTGGTGTCCGTGGTACTTATTCTTCTCTTGCCTACACAGGGCATCCGGCAGCTGCGAGCCGTAGCGGAATGCTGAATTTTGTGGGACTAGATACATCCGGCTCACCTGGAGACTCTATTACTAGAATTCGCGATATCGTCGATGGCTCCTCTAATACTGTTTTACTCGGAGAGAGAGTAGGAGGAACGAATATCTACAGCGGCCAAACAATTAGCCCCACTTTATCAGTAGCCTTGGGCCCAAGTAACGGTGGTGCCTGGGGAGATTTCCTGAACGGCGAACATTGGTATCAAGGATCCTTGCGAGATGGGACTGACGGTGGCAGCGGAGGACCTTGTGCCATCAATTGCAGTAATGCAAGAAGCACTGGTTTCTTAAGCTTCCATGTAGGCGGTGCACATTTTCTGCTAGGAGATGGTGCAGTCCGTTTCATTAGCCAAAATGTGGATGCTTACACATTTGCATCACTTACCACCCGGGCCGGTGGCGAAGTGGTTGGAGAATTTTAATTCTCGAAGCCTTTCTTAAGTTAATCGTTTGCCGGCAGTACACCACAGAGATACTGCCGGCTTTTAATCCCCTCTTTCAAACACTCTATACGATTCTGAGAGTGCGTGACGATGATACGACTGACCTTATCTCTGGTTTTGACTACATTCTTACTCCTTTCCTGCAAAAGCCCTGAAGAACCTTTCACAAAAAAGACCTATCCTGTTAAAGGGAAAATCATGGTTGATGGAAAGGAACCTGACTTCCCCCTTCAGATCACCTGCCACAATACTGGCGAAATCGACACGGAACATCCCACTGCCTCTGGAAGTATCTCCAAGCGAGGTGGTACATTCGAACTTTCAACTTATACGACCGGTGATGGAATCCCTCCAGGTGATTATGTTTTAACATTCGTCTGGAAGAAATTTGATGTAATGTCGCGTAGTTATACCGGCCCCGATAAACTCAATAAGCGCTACGACGAACCTGAAAAATCGGATATTAAGTTTTCTGTCGTCGAAGGAAAGCCAACCGATCTCGGGGTCATTGAATTAACCACAAAATAACGAGACTCCTTCTCTAATAGTTAACCTGAGAAGAAAAACAACCAGTTATTAGGATTCAAACGGTCCTAAAAAAAATCACTAATACAACTTCTAGATTGAGATGATTACTATGTTCTTACGAGT
The Gimesia aquarii DNA segment above includes these coding regions:
- a CDS encoding DUF1559 domain-containing protein; amino-acid sequence: MQRHSRLKKGFTLIELLVVIAIIAILIALLLPAVQQAREAARRSTCKNNLKQLGLAFHNYHDTHRCFPFAWFLDPTNPANIKAGGYGVMLLPLIDQAPLYNQWNSSYPAINEFAAIPEVQQNLSVIATPLPVFMCPSTPEASVHDYTLAPAFPFSWTAARSDYCPASGVRGTYSSLAYTGHPAAASRSGMLNFVGLDTSGSPGDSITRIRDIVDGSSNTVLLGERVGGTNIYSGQTISPTLSVALGPSNGGAWGDFLNGEHWYQGSLRDGTDGGSGGPCAINCSNARSTGFLSFHVGGAHFLLGDGAVRFISQNVDAYTFASLTTRAGGEVVGEF